Proteins encoded in a region of the Paenibacillus pedocola genome:
- a CDS encoding class I SAM-dependent methyltransferase, translating to MPTHPYVSRFFVNADARREKLIYDLPESWWSRPYEYEWCTNFISPHDVVLDAGCGISHPLKFYLAEYSSEVYACDIDARILSQEAVIQDIADDIGIESARQVLARSTANLHLTQADLTNLPYADESFDTIFCISVIEHLSVEDTALAVREFHRTLNGEGLLVLTFDYPTVNLAVMNDLLLQAGFQYWGETDFNLPEDALRTDIGGGLNCFRAVLKKAQI from the coding sequence ATGCCGACACATCCGTATGTCTCCCGTTTCTTTGTGAATGCCGATGCCCGCCGAGAAAAGCTGATTTATGATTTGCCGGAATCCTGGTGGAGCCGGCCTTATGAATACGAATGGTGTACAAACTTTATCTCGCCCCATGATGTGGTGCTTGATGCCGGCTGCGGTATTTCCCATCCGCTAAAATTTTATCTGGCAGAATATAGCTCCGAGGTCTACGCCTGCGATATCGATGCCCGGATTTTGTCGCAGGAGGCGGTTATTCAGGATATCGCTGACGATATCGGCATCGAATCAGCCAGGCAGGTCTTGGCCAGAAGCACTGCGAATCTGCACCTGACGCAAGCGGATCTCACGAACCTGCCCTACGCGGATGAAAGCTTCGATACTATTTTTTGCATCTCCGTAATTGAGCATTTATCGGTGGAGGATACTGCCCTGGCCGTGCGGGAGTTTCACAGAACGCTGAACGGAGAAGGGCTCCTGGTGCTGACGTTTGACTATCCGACGGTTAATCTGGCAGTTATGAACGATTTGCTGCTTCAGGCGGGATTTCAGTATTGGGGGGAGACGGACTTCAATCTGCCGGAAGACGCGCTGCGTACGGATATCGGGGGCGGACTAAACTGTTTCCGGGCCGTATTGAAAAAAGCGCAAATCTAG
- a CDS encoding GNAT family N-acetyltransferase — MRAERVTTGNQLEEAFRIRREVFVEEQGVPLEDEFDQYEQNSEHILIYHEEDAPVGTARLRVVDGWAKLERICLLAPYRKSGLGSLIIATLEQMAAEQGLTRMKLHGQKQAEGFYQKLGYETGSPVFMEDGIPHVLMVKSI; from the coding sequence ATGCGGGCAGAACGGGTTACAACCGGTAATCAGCTTGAGGAAGCTTTTCGGATTAGGCGGGAAGTATTTGTAGAGGAGCAGGGTGTGCCGCTGGAAGATGAATTTGACCAGTATGAACAGAACTCAGAGCATATATTGATTTATCATGAGGAGGATGCTCCTGTCGGCACGGCGCGGCTGAGAGTTGTGGACGGATGGGCGAAACTCGAGCGGATCTGTCTGCTTGCACCTTATCGTAAATCCGGGCTCGGGTCGTTGATCATTGCTACACTTGAGCAAATGGCGGCTGAACAAGGGCTTACGCGAATGAAGCTGCATGGCCAGAAGCAGGCGGAGGGCTTTTATCAGAAGTTGGGCTATGAGACAGGCTCTCCGGTGTTTATGGAGGATGGAATTCCTCATGTGTTAATGGTCAAAAGCATATAA
- a CDS encoding NADPH-dependent FMN reductase, whose protein sequence is MTTLNIGIILGSTRQGRVSPQVGEWVKGIADARGDANYEIVDIADFKLPLLGESDDYAPAQAWAAKLATLDGFVFIAQEYNHSVTGALKNALDSAREEWNNKAAGIVSYGSAGGARAAEHLRGILGELQVADVRVHPLLSLFTDFENGSVFKPADLHTANVNAMLDQVLAWSGALKTLRQ, encoded by the coding sequence ATGACAACTTTAAACATCGGAATTATTTTGGGAAGCACACGTCAAGGCCGCGTAAGTCCACAGGTCGGTGAATGGGTTAAAGGGATTGCAGATGCCCGCGGGGATGCCAACTATGAAATCGTAGATATTGCTGACTTCAAATTGCCGCTGCTCGGTGAAAGCGACGATTATGCACCTGCTCAGGCCTGGGCAGCTAAGCTTGCGACATTGGACGGATTTGTATTTATCGCCCAGGAATATAACCACAGTGTAACAGGAGCACTCAAGAACGCCCTTGATTCCGCCCGTGAAGAATGGAATAACAAAGCCGCCGGTATCGTCAGCTATGGTTCCGCAGGCGGTGCGCGTGCAGCTGAGCATCTGCGGGGAATCCTGGGTGAATTGCAGGTGGCTGATGTCCGGGTACACCCTCTGTTATCGCTGTTCACCGATTTTGAGAACGGCAGTGTCTTCAAACCGGCTGACCTGCATACGGCCAATGTAAATGCAATGCTTGATCAGGTACTGGCTTGGAGCGGGGCCCTCAAGACACTCCGCCAGTAA
- a CDS encoding SDR family oxidoreductase, giving the protein MKVLFIGGTGLISEAVSKLAVERGIELYLFNRGERNEFVPEGAEVIQGDIRDAAGAAGALKGYEFDVVVDWIAFTPEHVQSDIELFAGKTKQYIFISSASAYQKPQKNYLITEETPLVNPYWQYSRDKIACEELLLEVHRTSGFPVTIVRPSHTYGVTAIPAALTSWAHPWSLVERIRKGQPIVIHGDGTSLWTLTHNTDFAKGFVGLLGNPETIGEAVHITSDESLNWNQIYAAIGVAADREPKVVHISTDFIAAYTPAGTADGLIGDQAVSSVFDNSKIKRLVPEFSAAVPFAEGVRRSVEWFEDHPQRCTVDTDWNKMLDTLISRHGVDAKLLSYYV; this is encoded by the coding sequence ATGAAGGTACTTTTTATCGGAGGCACAGGATTAATTAGTGAGGCCGTATCTAAGCTGGCAGTCGAACGAGGAATTGAGCTGTATCTGTTCAACCGTGGGGAACGGAATGAATTCGTACCAGAAGGGGCGGAAGTGATTCAGGGTGATATCCGCGATGCGGCGGGGGCTGCTGGGGCACTAAAGGGTTATGAATTTGACGTCGTGGTGGACTGGATCGCCTTTACGCCGGAGCATGTGCAGTCGGATATCGAGCTGTTCGCCGGAAAAACGAAACAGTATATCTTTATCAGCTCGGCTTCTGCATATCAAAAGCCGCAGAAGAATTATCTGATCACCGAAGAGACCCCGCTGGTTAATCCGTACTGGCAGTATTCGCGTGATAAAATCGCCTGTGAGGAGCTGCTGCTGGAAGTGCACCGTACCAGCGGTTTCCCGGTTACGATTGTCCGTCCTTCGCATACCTATGGAGTTACGGCGATTCCGGCTGCATTGACCAGCTGGGCGCATCCATGGTCGCTGGTGGAACGCATCCGCAAAGGGCAGCCTATTGTGATTCATGGTGATGGCACATCACTCTGGACCCTAACCCATAATACGGATTTTGCCAAGGGCTTTGTCGGCCTTCTGGGGAATCCTGAAACGATCGGTGAAGCGGTCCACATCACTTCCGATGAGTCGCTGAACTGGAATCAGATTTATGCGGCCATTGGAGTGGCCGCAGATAGAGAACCCAAGGTGGTGCATATCTCCACGGACTTCATTGCAGCGTATACCCCCGCGGGAACAGCTGATGGACTGATTGGTGACCAGGCGGTGAGCAGTGTGTTCGACAACAGCAAGATCAAACGGCTTGTGCCGGAGTTCTCGGCTGCCGTACCGTTCGCGGAAGGAGTCAGACGGTCGGTTGAATGGTTTGAAGACCATCCGCAGCGTTGCACCGTGGATACGGATTGGAACAAAATGCTGGATACTCTGATCAGCAGACACGGCGTTGATGCCAAATTGCTCAGTTATTACGTGTAA
- a CDS encoding CapA family protein: MRRFAMLTILLLLLIPAPGVYGGTSQAQEADNITLTFAGDILLDGFVGEQITRYGVNFPFAKVAPALQKADIAFANLETPVSVRGKAVEKTFTFRSKPAALGGLKFAGIDGVSLANNHILDYGQLAMLDTLTHLDRYKIGHTGAGSNIDQAFKPYVKTVKGKRVAILGASRVLSGPSWYAGKTSPGAASAYTAEPLLGAIRKSAKDNDYTIVYLHWNEEFKDYPEPYARTLAKQMIDSGADIILGAHSHCLMGIEYYKHKPIYYSLGNFVFNRSTRGGEKTLLSMLADFTISKSGISSRIRPVKIIGGQPNFMGAAYNKETIRLMNQLSFNAKIAADGAVSEKL; the protein is encoded by the coding sequence TTGCGCAGATTTGCTATGCTTACCATTCTGTTATTACTGCTTATTCCTGCGCCCGGCGTATATGGCGGGACGTCACAGGCGCAGGAGGCTGACAACATTACGCTCACCTTTGCCGGCGATATTCTGCTGGACGGATTCGTGGGCGAACAGATCACCAGATATGGAGTCAACTTTCCTTTTGCCAAAGTCGCTCCTGCCCTGCAGAAGGCAGATATTGCTTTTGCCAATCTGGAAACCCCTGTCTCAGTAAGGGGAAAGGCGGTGGAGAAGACCTTTACCTTCCGCTCTAAGCCTGCAGCGCTCGGCGGACTTAAGTTTGCCGGAATTGACGGTGTTTCGCTTGCGAACAATCACATCCTTGATTATGGGCAGCTAGCGATGCTCGATACGCTGACCCATCTGGACAGATACAAGATAGGCCATACAGGTGCGGGCAGCAATATTGACCAGGCATTCAAGCCGTATGTCAAGACGGTCAAAGGTAAGCGGGTCGCCATTCTGGGGGCAAGCCGTGTACTGTCTGGACCTTCGTGGTATGCCGGGAAGACCAGTCCGGGAGCTGCTTCAGCCTATACGGCAGAGCCGCTGCTGGGAGCCATCAGGAAGTCCGCCAAGGATAATGATTATACGATTGTGTATCTTCATTGGAATGAGGAGTTTAAGGATTATCCGGAGCCATACGCCCGGACGCTTGCGAAGCAGATGATCGACAGCGGTGCGGATATTATCCTGGGCGCGCATAGCCACTGCCTGATGGGGATCGAGTATTACAAGCACAAACCGATCTACTATTCACTGGGTAACTTTGTGTTCAACCGTTCCACACGCGGCGGAGAGAAGACTCTGCTGTCAATGCTGGCTGACTTCACCATCAGCAAGTCCGGCATTTCGAGCCGGATTAGACCGGTGAAGATCATCGGCGGACAGCCGAATTTCATGGGTGCAGCCTACAATAAAGAAACGATCAGGCTGATGAACCAGCTGTCGTTCAATGCGAAGATTGCGGCAGACGGCGCGGTCAGCGAGAAGCTGTGA
- a CDS encoding manganese catalase family protein, which translates to MWIYEKKLQYPVRVGKCDVRMARYLSEQYGGADGELAAALRYMNQRYAIPDKVIGVLTDISTEEFAHLEMIATMIYKLTKDASVQELEAAGLGPNYAQRDHALFYQNSAGVPWTASYIQAKGDPIADLYEDIAAEEKARATYQWLIDMTDDVDLQDSLKFLREREIIHAIRFKESVQILIEEQGKKRVF; encoded by the coding sequence ATGTGGATATATGAGAAAAAGCTGCAGTATCCGGTACGGGTGGGCAAATGCGATGTGAGAATGGCGCGCTATCTGTCAGAGCAGTACGGCGGTGCAGACGGGGAACTGGCGGCGGCGCTGCGCTATATGAACCAGAGATATGCGATTCCTGATAAAGTAATCGGCGTACTGACAGATATTTCGACTGAGGAATTTGCCCACCTTGAAATGATTGCCACCATGATCTATAAGCTGACGAAAGATGCCTCCGTCCAGGAGCTGGAGGCTGCTGGTCTCGGTCCGAATTATGCACAGCGGGACCATGCACTGTTCTATCAGAACTCGGCAGGCGTTCCCTGGACCGCATCTTACATCCAGGCCAAGGGTGATCCGATCGCCGATCTCTATGAAGATATTGCGGCTGAAGAAAAAGCCCGGGCTACATACCAGTGGCTGATCGACATGACCGATGATGTGGATCTGCAGGACAGCCTGAAGTTCCTGCGGGAGCGGGAGATTATTCATGCGATCCGCTTTAAGGAGTCGGTGCAGATTCTGATCGAGGAACAAGGGAAGAAGCGGGTGTTCTGA
- a CDS encoding serine/threonine protein kinase has translation MMFERWRGFVRAWQDYPLREGAWIGKRYQIESLLGEGSYGLTYRCFDAKEETLVAVKQSRPSKKAAGRALLGKESTILRALNHPNIPVCRDYFEYKGLNWLVSDYIEGKTLEDKIFTEHMVYGERECLATTLKLMELVSYVHSCGFVHLDLRIPNVILRDKELYLIDFGLARPIGEVESANEEYQPKSEEMPERMPPVIASDLYYVGQLMLFMLYSAYQPEPGGAERSWREELDLSPEMLHILTRLHGEQEAYEDTASFVREAEQFYKSLQ, from the coding sequence ATGATGTTTGAACGGTGGCGCGGCTTCGTGCGGGCCTGGCAGGATTATCCGCTCAGGGAAGGGGCATGGATCGGTAAGCGGTACCAGATTGAGTCCCTGCTGGGTGAAGGGAGTTACGGGCTTACCTACCGGTGCTTCGACGCTAAGGAGGAAACTCTTGTGGCAGTCAAACAGTCCAGACCGAGTAAGAAAGCGGCAGGGCGGGCTTTACTGGGCAAAGAGAGCACTATTCTGCGGGCACTGAATCATCCCAATATTCCAGTGTGCCGTGATTACTTCGAGTACAAGGGCTTGAACTGGCTAGTAAGCGATTATATTGAAGGGAAAACGCTCGAAGATAAAATTTTTACTGAGCATATGGTATACGGGGAGCGGGAGTGCCTGGCTACAACGCTGAAACTGATGGAGCTGGTATCCTATGTTCATTCGTGCGGCTTTGTACACCTTGATCTGCGGATTCCAAATGTAATCCTCCGGGATAAGGAGCTGTACTTAATTGATTTCGGACTGGCACGGCCGATCGGTGAAGTTGAAAGCGCAAACGAAGAGTACCAGCCGAAGTCGGAAGAGATGCCGGAACGAATGCCCCCGGTTATCGCCTCAGATTTGTATTATGTTGGACAATTAATGCTGTTTATGCTGTATTCCGCTTACCAGCCTGAACCTGGAGGAGCGGAACGGAGCTGGCGGGAAGAGCTGGATTTGTCACCTGAAATGCTGCATATCCTAACCCGGTTGCATGGAGAGCAGGAAGCTTATGAGGATACAGCTTCTTTTGTCCGCGAGGCCGAACAATTCTATAAGAGTCTGCAGTAA
- a CDS encoding TetR/AcrR family transcriptional regulator yields MTAHAIEQAALVHFAENGFEGASLAGIAQAVGIKKQSIATYFPKKEDLFMAVFHGMAKHYIGFLEQLYQDLADAPVETRLREIVYKNYQYRAGHPALTAFYKRAVQFPPPFFKEVLLEQISMMEQRSAVFYRSIFEEGMMKGEIRRQQADSLLSAYYCLLDGIAMQMFFYEEEEFERRLKDIWNIFWAGIRQS; encoded by the coding sequence GTGACTGCACACGCGATTGAGCAGGCAGCCTTAGTGCATTTTGCAGAAAACGGGTTTGAGGGTGCCTCGCTTGCGGGGATTGCTCAGGCTGTAGGAATCAAAAAACAGTCCATTGCCACCTATTTTCCGAAGAAAGAGGATTTATTTATGGCTGTTTTTCACGGAATGGCCAAGCATTATATCGGATTCCTGGAGCAGCTGTATCAGGACCTCGCGGATGCACCGGTGGAGACCAGGCTGAGGGAAATTGTATATAAGAACTATCAGTACAGGGCAGGTCATCCGGCATTGACCGCTTTTTACAAACGGGCTGTGCAATTTCCGCCTCCGTTCTTCAAAGAAGTTCTTCTGGAGCAGATTAGTATGATGGAGCAGCGGTCAGCGGTGTTTTACCGGTCGATTTTTGAAGAAGGAATGATGAAAGGCGAGATTAGGCGCCAGCAGGCTGATAGTCTGCTCTCGGCTTATTATTGCTTGCTGGACGGGATCGCGATGCAGATGTTTTTTTATGAAGAGGAAGAATTCGAACGGCGCCTGAAGGATATCTGGAATATATTCTGGGCAGGGATTAGACAATCATAG
- a CDS encoding aldo/keto reductase family protein produces MKYRRLGGTGLKVSEISLGSWLTYGGYVERENAVKAIETAYGLGVNFFDTANVYEKGAAEKVLGETLRGFPRESYVLATKVYGVMGDGPNDRGLSRKHITEQCHASLKRLGAEYVDIMYCHRYDPETPIEETLRTLDDLVRQGKVLYVGVSEWTAAQMTEALAVADRYLLDHIVVNQPIYNMFERYIEKEIIPLGERKGIGQVVFSPLAQGLLTGKYSSAADIPADSRAAKLDWMRKGVTEEKIAKVHELGKIAAELDISVGNLALAWILRQPNVASALVGASRPEQVEENVKASGVELTEEVLSRIAEIIG; encoded by the coding sequence ATGAAGTATCGCAGATTGGGCGGAACAGGGCTGAAGGTCAGTGAGATCAGTCTGGGAAGCTGGTTAACGTATGGCGGATATGTCGAAAGAGAGAATGCTGTTAAAGCCATTGAAACCGCTTACGGATTAGGTGTTAATTTTTTTGATACAGCGAATGTATACGAAAAAGGCGCGGCCGAGAAGGTCCTGGGCGAGACGCTGCGCGGATTTCCCCGCGAATCTTATGTTCTGGCCACCAAGGTGTATGGTGTTATGGGAGACGGGCCGAATGACCGCGGTCTGTCACGCAAGCATATCACGGAGCAGTGTCATGCCAGCCTGAAGCGGCTTGGCGCAGAGTATGTGGATATTATGTACTGTCACCGCTATGACCCGGAGACACCGATCGAGGAGACACTGCGGACACTGGATGATCTGGTCCGTCAGGGCAAGGTGCTCTACGTGGGGGTAAGTGAATGGACGGCTGCACAAATGACTGAAGCGCTGGCGGTTGCCGATCGTTATCTGCTGGATCATATTGTGGTCAACCAGCCGATTTATAATATGTTTGAGCGGTACATTGAGAAGGAGATTATCCCGCTCGGCGAACGCAAAGGGATTGGACAAGTCGTATTCTCTCCGCTGGCCCAGGGGCTCCTGACCGGCAAATACAGCTCTGCAGCGGATATCCCTGCGGACAGCCGTGCTGCGAAGCTGGACTGGATGCGCAAAGGGGTTACGGAAGAGAAAATAGCCAAGGTGCATGAGCTGGGCAAAATAGCTGCAGAGCTGGACATTTCCGTGGGCAATCTGGCCCTGGCCTGGATTCTGCGACAGCCTAACGTAGCAAGTGCGCTGGTCGGGGCCAGCCGGCCGGAGCAGGTGGAGGAGAACGTTAAGGCTTCAGGCGTGGAACTGACGGAAGAAGTATTGTCGCGTATTGCCGAAATTATCGGCTAA